Proteins encoded in a region of the Devosia sp. RR2S18 genome:
- a CDS encoding helix-turn-helix transcriptional regulator: MTIIAQEKAPRVRIRTVVDFEQGEQPMNAEMRMSALSRPAVFTEPGALMYAGNCSDLYQAALAGKVTLNAWTRRKYPGKPLGDALPQVLSVGGWDAARAQDWGLKEHCNEGVKIAYLARGSMVLKVDGHRHELTEGQMFVVRPWQLHQFGDPHVSASQIVWVLFDVGVRRPHEDWLWPDWMAWSERDTARLTKLLSRNEQHVLTASREVARSFMEIDEVVSSEDIASNETRLRLQISMLLLQFMEQLERQAPTLNEDLASSKRTVQIFLDRLPHALDQQWTLENMAAECSLSRTQFSQHCQALTNMTPVRYLQMVRLEAARKWLSERAAATVTEIALECGFSSSQYFATCYKRRFGYSPQQTRG; the protein is encoded by the coding sequence GTGACGATCATTGCGCAGGAGAAGGCGCCGCGCGTTCGAATAAGAACAGTGGTAGATTTTGAACAAGGGGAGCAACCGATGAATGCTGAAATGCGCATGAGCGCCCTGTCCCGCCCGGCAGTGTTCACCGAACCTGGCGCCCTGATGTACGCAGGCAACTGCTCTGACCTTTATCAGGCGGCGCTTGCCGGCAAGGTGACGCTCAATGCCTGGACCCGTCGGAAATACCCCGGCAAGCCATTGGGTGATGCGCTGCCACAAGTGCTGTCGGTGGGCGGCTGGGACGCAGCCCGTGCGCAGGATTGGGGCCTCAAGGAACACTGCAATGAGGGCGTCAAAATCGCCTATCTGGCCCGCGGAAGTATGGTGCTCAAAGTCGACGGCCATCGGCACGAGTTGACCGAGGGGCAGATGTTCGTTGTTCGCCCCTGGCAATTGCACCAGTTCGGCGATCCGCATGTGTCAGCCAGCCAGATCGTTTGGGTGCTATTCGACGTCGGCGTGCGTCGCCCGCACGAGGATTGGCTGTGGCCAGATTGGATGGCTTGGTCGGAACGCGATACCGCTCGGCTCACCAAACTCCTGTCGCGCAACGAACAGCACGTGCTGACGGCCAGCCGCGAGGTAGCGCGCAGTTTCATGGAAATTGACGAGGTGGTTTCGAGCGAGGATATTGCCAGCAACGAGACGCGGCTGCGTCTACAAATTTCAATGTTGCTTCTGCAGTTCATGGAGCAGCTGGAGCGCCAGGCGCCAACCCTCAACGAAGATCTCGCCAGCTCCAAGCGCACCGTGCAGATTTTTTTGGATCGCCTTCCCCATGCGCTCGACCAGCAATGGACGCTCGAAAACATGGCCGCTGAATGCAGCTTGTCGCGCACGCAGTTCTCACAGCATTGCCAAGCGCTAACCAATATGACGCCGGTCCGCTACCTGCAGATGGTGCGGTTGGAGGCGGCTAGGAAATGGCTCTCCGAACGGGCCGCAGCCACGGTGACTGAGATCGCGCTGGAGTGCGGTTTCTCATCGAGCCAGTATTTCGCCACTTGCTACAAACGTCGTTTTGGCTACTCGCCGCAGCAAACGAGGGGCTGA
- a CDS encoding sugar phosphate isomerase/epimerase family protein, whose amino-acid sequence MKLGINLLCLTDFVTEAHLPAIGQIKAHGYDGVEVPVLSGDPQHYAWLGKQLDAMGLERCTTSIVPGSEMSPISSDAETRAAGRKHLDWALDCAIALGAQSVGGPIHAPIGHFTGTGPTESELAYGAEAHRALAERAEANGIYLSLEHLNRFETYFLNTTAQCRDYARRVDHPACRIMYDTFHANIEDRDQVEAYEIVAPYVGIVHISENDRGIPGRGHIDFASIMGAVRRSGYDGWVTLEAFGAGLPAIAAATRVWRPLFPDYETLYGESAAFIRRTWDAAGRELAA is encoded by the coding sequence ATGAAGCTTGGCATCAATCTGCTGTGCTTGACCGATTTTGTGACCGAAGCGCATCTGCCCGCAATCGGGCAGATCAAGGCGCATGGCTATGATGGCGTCGAGGTGCCGGTGTTGTCTGGCGACCCTCAGCACTATGCCTGGTTGGGCAAGCAGCTCGATGCCATGGGACTCGAGCGCTGCACGACCTCCATTGTCCCCGGCTCCGAGATGAGCCCGATCTCGTCCGATGCCGAAACGCGGGCGGCAGGCCGCAAGCATCTCGACTGGGCGCTGGACTGTGCCATTGCCTTGGGTGCGCAAAGTGTTGGCGGCCCCATCCACGCGCCAATCGGGCACTTCACCGGAACAGGGCCAACCGAGAGTGAACTGGCTTACGGCGCCGAAGCGCATCGTGCCCTAGCCGAGCGCGCCGAGGCCAATGGCATCTATCTCAGCCTCGAACACCTCAATCGGTTCGAAACCTACTTCCTCAATACCACGGCGCAATGCCGGGACTACGCACGCCGTGTGGATCATCCCGCCTGCCGGATCATGTACGACACGTTCCATGCCAATATCGAAGACCGCGATCAGGTCGAGGCCTACGAGATTGTGGCTCCCTATGTCGGGATCGTCCACATTTCGGAAAACGATCGCGGTATTCCGGGGCGAGGCCACATCGACTTCGCCTCGATCATGGGCGCGGTGCGCCGTTCCGGCTACGATGGTTGGGTGACGCTCGAAGCCTTTGGCGCCGGTCTTCCTGCCATTGCCGCCGCGACCCGCGTCTGGCGCCCACTCTTTCCTGACTACGAAACGCTGTATGGAGAAAGTGCCGCCTTTATTCGGCGCACCTGGGATGCCGCCGGGCGGGAGCTTGCCGCGTGA